From the Aerococcus viridans genome, the window TATGTCTATTGCACCAAAAACATTGGCGGAACTTAAAAATATCGAAAACATTGTCGCCATTAAAGATGCAACTGGTGATTTAGCCAATGCAGTGGATGCGCGTTACCACGTTGGTCCTGATTTTGATGTGTACTCTGGAAACGACGATACGGTTATTCCATTAATGAGTTTGGGTGGCCAAGGGGTGATTTCTGTTTTGGCTAACATTGCACCAAAACAAGTACATGAAATGACTCATTATGCCTTAAATGGCGACTTTAAAAAAGCGGCTGAAATTCAAACGACTTTTAAACCGTTAATCGACATTTTATTCAGTGAACCAAATCCAATTCCAATCAAAAAAGCTATGTCTATGCTTGGTTTCGATACAGGTTCAGTGCGTCTACCACTAGTCCCTGCTCAAGAGGAAACAGTGGCTGCACTAGAAGCTGAAATGAAACGATTGAATTTGCTATAGTCTTTTCAATTCTGAAGTAAATTGTGGTATATTAAAGGGTGTGTAACTTATGAGTGCACGCTCT encodes:
- the dapA gene encoding 4-hydroxy-tetrahydrodipicolinate synthase, translated to MTIFKGSAVAIVTPYDNSLEQNINYDVFAELIEFQIENGTDAIVVAGTTGEASTQTDEEQVELVKFCVEKVNGRVPVIAGAGSNDTAHGIQLTKDCVAAGADAILSVTPYYLKTSQAGLLAHYSAIADAVKTTPIILYDVPGRTGMSIAPKTLAELKNIENIVAIKDATGDLANAVDARYHVGPDFDVYSGNDDTVIPLMSLGGQGVISVLANIAPKQVHEMTHYALNGDFKKAAEIQTTFKPLIDILFSEPNPIPIKKAMSMLGFDTGSVRLPLVPAQEETVAALEAEMKRLNLL